GCAGGGATTGCCAGAAGGAAGTAGGCGATATACGACGCGGAATCAATAAACGCAGACTGGCTGTCGGATAGCTGACAAGCCTTTTTTAAATGGGGTATGAGAATAGGATTCAAATTCAATGCAAAGCCCCACAAGAAGAACAGCGATGTAATTAGAATAAACGCAAATTGTTGCTGGTTTAATTTAGGCATAGTTGATTTATAAAAAATGTTTTCAAACAAAAGTATGATTTGGAAATCGATTTCCAAAATGCCTCGTGTGTTTTTATTTTTGATTGTTAATGGTCGTTTAGTATAGATAAGTGAGTGTATCTGTGTGTGTTACTCAGAGTTTTACATCGGTTAGTACTGGATAATGATCTGACAGCTTTTTCTTGATTATTTGATGATTTAAAACTTCAAATTCAGGACTTACAAGAATATGATCAATCTGGTATTTTAGGAAACCTTTATAATATGTCACCGGAAATATGCCATGACCTTTCTCTGCAAAGGTGTTTTTCAAACCCCTGGCCATTGAATGGAAAGCATATGATGACGGAGGGTCGTTAAAATCGCCGCAGATAATATAAGGGTATGGGCAGGTGGACGCATGTTCTTTTACCAGTTTAACCTGGCTGCTTCTTTCCAGGAACGCACGTTTTAACTGGCCGGCAATTTTTTTCGATGGGCGTATATTTCGTTCTTTGCCTTTTACAAAACTATCTATGTAGCTTAATTGCTGTGATTGAAGTTTTATAGATTCAAGATGTACCGCATAAACCCGTAGTGTTTTTCCATCTTTAAGAATGTCGGTAAAGATGCACTGGTTGCCGCTCGGTTCGATGGAGAACGCAATCATTCCCGTCCGGAGTATAGGATATTTCGAAAAAATGGCCATTCCCCTCGTTTCACCCTCCATTGGTTGAAAGAAGGCATACCTCTTTTTTAGGAATGCTTTAATTTTGTTCATCCCTTTAGTGGCATCATTATCTTGTCCTGTGTAAAACTCCTGTATGCAAATAACATCGGCTTCGGTACCATTTATAGTGGCAAGCATTTCTTGCTGCGATTCGGCAAGAGGCCTTAGATATATATCCTGAAAGTAATGGATGTTCCAGGTTAGCAGGCGAATGGTTTCCGGATCTTTTGATTCTATTGCGGATGCTGATCTGAGACCAAATGTATCAGTCATGACGTTCCAGCCGAGAAGTATTGCAATCAAAGGAATAAGGAAAGTGATTTTTCGTCTCAAACTATGAAAGATCAACAGCAACAGGTTTAACAGAAAAAGAGGAACGTAAGCAAGCCCAATAAAAGCCGATGGCCAAAATACCTGCGGTGAGATATACCTGGCTGTTTCACTGCTAACAAGAGCGAGGGATGCAATGATGGTTAACAGTAATGTAATCCTTATTATTAAATTATTAAGTTTGTATCTTATTGCCATGTAATTTGCAGCTTTTTCAATAACGCGCAGGTATCTTTGTAAAGATGCAATATTATTTTCGAATGACGTAAAAAATACATAATCAGATCGTATGGTGGTATACCTGACTACTTTAATGGCAGAGTATTTTGTTATGGCTGATGAAAGCTTGGTGATATCAGGCGACTATTAACTGTTCAGCGAAATACCGGTTGAGTGCGTCGTCGAGGCAGGGAAGGAGGTCTCCCCGGGTA
The window above is part of the Arcticibacter tournemirensis genome. Proteins encoded here:
- a CDS encoding endonuclease/exonuclease/phosphatase family protein — encoded protein: MAIRYKLNNLIIRITLLLTIIASLALVSSETARYISPQVFWPSAFIGLAYVPLFLLNLLLLIFHSLRRKITFLIPLIAILLGWNVMTDTFGLRSASAIESKDPETIRLLTWNIHYFQDIYLRPLAESQQEMLATINGTEADVICIQEFYTGQDNDATKGMNKIKAFLKKRYAFFQPMEGETRGMAIFSKYPILRTGMIAFSIEPSGNQCIFTDILKDGKTLRVYAVHLESIKLQSQQLSYIDSFVKGKERNIRPSKKIAGQLKRAFLERSSQVKLVKEHASTCPYPYIICGDFNDPPSSYAFHSMARGLKNTFAEKGHGIFPVTYYKGFLKYQIDHILVSPEFEVLNHQIIKKKLSDHYPVLTDVKL